agaaagaaagaattagaattgaaGGAACGTGAATTAGATTTACAAAGAAGAGCTgttcaacaacaacaattcCAAAATAACAATGGGTCCATGAATTCTGCTTCAATGCAACAAATCCATGGTTCTGATAATAGAATTCCATCTATGGGCCAACagcagcaacaacaacaacaacagcaaaTGAATGGTCGTGTAACTAGAGCTCAATTCAATGCTTCTTCACCAAATTTGAGTACTACCAAATTCCAAAATAACAGTAGCCCAACCTTATCAGCTGGCTTCAATAATGGCTTTAATCAAATGGCCAATACTGGTGCTAATGGccaatttaataataaattccaACGTACCAGtagaaaaaatagaaatagtAATATGGCCAAGATTGGTAATGCATCCAATCTCAATGCTCAAAATATGAGTTTCAACAATAACATTCCTAGTGCCGGCAACATGATGGGTAATGGCAATCGTTTGAATTCATTATCTAGTAATATGCCTCCTCAACAAGCACAACAACAAAGGTATAGAAATAGCCAACCACCAGGATTACAAGGACCAAGTAGAATGAGTATGGCTGGCATTGGTAGTCAAGGTATGCCCAATGGCCCACAACCGGTTAGACCAAACACTATTGGTATGGGCATTAATCAAAGAAATGGTTCTTCAGGTTCTGTGCAAAACTCTATTCCAGGTAATGTAAACAATCTAAATATGAACATGAACATgaataacaacaataatttgaatGTCAATAACTTACAACAACAAGATGGTCAACCAACAACTccaacaaaaaatattcctGGTTTACAGATGAAAATGGGTGGTAATTCCAtgatgaataataataataataataatatgaacaTGGGTGCTACTTCCAATAATAACGAAGGTATTCAAAACTTAAATGCCCCAGCTACTAGCACACCTAATGGAACTGATGTAGAAGACCAAGCCAATACTAGTAGTAATGGTATGCAAAACATGCTAGCAAATGGTGCTACTAGAATTGCATCCAGTGTTGCTACTAATGCTGCTACATCTGCTGGTAGTGCCATGGGTATGAATAATGGTCAAAAGCCAACCATTTCATTTAGTTCAAGTAACGGTAATATTGATGCTGAAGTTAGTATGAGAGACGATGACGATAAGAGTGATGATAAAGATTCTACTAAGGAAAAGgacaagaagaaaaagaagttCAGATTATTTGGgaagaagaacaagaaataaGTTTCAATAAACAAATCTTGATTTATCTATTGcattttttgtttgaatatttaattaacaATTGCTTTTACTgcttgctttttttttttttgtctgTTCATCATTCTCCATCattctgtttttttttcattattatttgggtaatatttcttttaatgatacaatacaaatacaatcAAAATCATAATGACTTTAATACAcactaataaaaaaattttgttttaatatttttggttTGCTGTTTTTTACAAAGAATATCATGCAAACTATGTGCTTTCTTTCCTTGCCTTGCAATTGGATCACAAACGGATATATATAGATGTCTATATATGCAAGACGTTTTCCTCTTTACGCTTCTTCTTTTATCAACTGTTTCTTTCCCCTctctatatatttatttacaccTATTCTCTTTTTACTtttgtttatatatttatgtaCTATAATAATCGAGGTTAAtaattaacttttttttagaaactTTAAACTATTATTTGCTTATTATCGTTTGTTTAACTAACGTTTGTTTCATAAGGCGCACATAAGATTTACGTCGTTTTAGACGAGAATTTTGTcagatttttatttttttttccctctTTGTTCAGTGGCGTTCACGAAGAAAAGAACGAAGAAAAGCACCAAGCAATTTAGTTTGAAGACTCGGACGAAAAAGAATGtggaaaattgaaaataaactgaaagattattattattcaatctGAATGAATATTTGCTAAGTTTCCCGATGAACAAAgatgagaaaaaaaaatgaaaaaaaataaaacagaagaaaaaaatgtttaactagtaataaatattatatacaCTTTCTTAAGAGAAATTTCACTTGTTGGAACTCAGTAGCCATCACATCAAGAAATATCAGACAAAAATGCCAATTgatcaagaaaaattagcCAAGTTGCAAAAGATGTCCGCCAACAACAAGGTTGGTGGTAGAAGAAAGTTCACCAAGAAACCAAGCTCTAGCTCTAGTTCCAACAAGGATGACACTAAGTTAGTTGCTGAAATGGCCAAGATGAACGCTGTTACTGTTGACAACGTCGCCGAAGCTAACTTCTTCAAAGATGATGGTAATGTTATCCATTTCAACAGAGTTGGTGTCCAAACTGCTGAAAAGTTCAACACTTCTGTTTTCTACGGTGCTCCACAAACTAAACCATTACAACAAATGTTCCCACAAATCTTATCCCAAATGGGTCCAGAAGCTTTACAAGCTTTAACTCAATTAGCTTCCCAATTGGAAAAGAACGATGCTGCTAAGAAGGCTGGTTCTGAAGAAAAAGCTGATGAAGCCATTCCAGAATTAGTTGAAGGTAAGACATTTGATGCTGATGTCGAATAAACAGATTAAACAAAACTAAAACAATCCATATTTGAATGTAATTTCAGAACTTTATTTGcttataattgttttttttctttttatttgtaatcAACttcataaaaatataatttaatgtCTCGtcatataatattttatatatatatataaataaataaatataataataaactcATATGCATACGTGAATACGagttatcattttctaaaacCGCTCACCATGAATATCCCCATTTGCCGAGTGCCTAGCAATTCTTAACAACTCATTAAGACCTTCACTAAGGCTTAACAGTTTATTTCTATTCCGTTTACAAGTCAAAGTATTAGCATGTCTCTTTAAAGCGTCTTTTCTTGCAAAACCTTTACCACATTCTTTACAAATATGAGGCACCACTGTTAAATGAGTTCTTTCATGCCTTCTCACATCCGAAGATCTTTTGAATGTTAAGAAACATTCATTACATCTATATTTCCTTTGCtcaagattattattatcttctgGTGCCGTATTATTTTCCTCATCAGTAGAAGCGCCTGTACTTGCCGCCGAAAGAATTGAAGATCGTCTAGCAATAGAAAAACTATTCTTTCTTATCCCATAATTAGTAAAAGTTGTAGATACGCTAGAAGGAGCCAATGCAGAGAAAGTCGCAGCTGTCGTTGCTACTGTTGGTGACGAAGAAACATTTGTTGTTTCAGTATTTCTTGCAAAAGATATCTTTTGCAATCGATTGTGAAGACGCGAATTAATGGCAAAGTTATTATCAGTGGAT
This genomic stretch from Henningerozyma blattae CBS 6284 chromosome 1, complete genome harbors:
- the EGD1 gene encoding Egd1p (similar to Saccharomyces cerevisiae BTT1 (YDR252W) and EGD1 (YPL037C); ancestral locus Anc_8.485), which encodes MPIDQEKLAKLQKMSANNKVGGRRKFTKKPSSSSSSNKDDTKLVAEMAKMNAVTVDNVAEANFFKDDGNVIHFNRVGVQTAEKFNTSVFYGAPQTKPLQQMFPQILSQMGPEALQALTQLASQLEKNDAAKKAGSEEKADEAIPELVEGKTFDADVE
- the TBLA0A00350 gene encoding C2H2-type zinc finger protein (similar to Saccharomyces cerevisiae MET32 (YDR253C) and MET31 (YPL038W); ancestral locus Anc_8.486) — encoded protein: MDEDDVFFQRATDALLQTSMLKKEDMDPIVWELYSRIKHKVNSDNSGIFIDELSKPKDITKIQHLNGNIRTNENLFVEKSYSTGKDPHSKDNNHGTTMNSRKSIPRQKVKDELDLKLENLDFTSTDNNFAINSRLHNRLQKISFARNTETTNVSSSPTVATTAATFSALAPSSVSTTFTNYGIRKNSFSIARRSSILSAASTGASTDEENNTAPEDNNNLEQRKYRCNECFLTFKRSSDVRRHERTHLTVVPHICKECGKGFARKDALKRHANTLTCKRNRNKLLSLSEGLNELLRIARHSANGDIHGERF